One region of Synechococcus elongatus PCC 11801 genomic DNA includes:
- the ntrB gene encoding nitrate ABC transporter permease — MTTALRPPSSLRRSAWASNPKLKPFLPYVICLPIFLAIWQVISAILGESRLPGPINVVANTWMPYIAEPFFDNGGTSKGLGLQILISLQRVAIGYLLAAFTGILIGGILGMSKFLGKGLDPVIQVLRTVPPLAWFPISLMVFQDANTSAIFVIFITAIWPIIINTAVGINQIPDDYNNVARVLKLSKKDYILNILIPSTVPYVFAGLRIAVGLAWLAIVAAEMLKADGGIGYFIWDSYNAGGDGSSSQIILAIFYVGLVGLSLDRLVAWIGRRVSPVSR, encoded by the coding sequence ATGACTACCGCACTCCGCCCTCCCAGTTCACTTCGTCGCTCGGCTTGGGCTAGCAATCCTAAGCTCAAGCCCTTCCTGCCCTACGTCATCTGCCTGCCGATCTTCTTAGCCATCTGGCAAGTGATTTCAGCCATCCTTGGGGAATCCCGTTTGCCTGGCCCCATCAACGTGGTGGCCAACACCTGGATGCCCTACATTGCGGAGCCCTTCTTTGATAACGGTGGTACCAGCAAGGGTCTGGGTCTACAAATTCTGATCTCCCTACAACGGGTTGCGATCGGCTACCTTTTGGCTGCGTTCACCGGCATTTTGATCGGTGGCATTTTGGGTATGAGCAAGTTTCTTGGCAAAGGGCTTGATCCGGTTATTCAAGTTCTGCGAACGGTGCCCCCGCTGGCTTGGTTCCCCATCTCCTTGATGGTGTTCCAAGATGCCAACACTTCAGCAATCTTCGTGATTTTCATTACGGCAATTTGGCCAATTATCATCAATACGGCGGTTGGAATTAACCAAATTCCGGATGACTATAACAACGTTGCTCGCGTTCTCAAACTCAGCAAGAAGGACTACATCCTCAATATTTTGATTCCTTCAACTGTTCCTTATGTCTTTGCTGGCTTACGAATTGCAGTGGGCCTCGCTTGGTTAGCGATCGTGGCTGCTGAAATGCTCAAAGCTGACGGTGGAATTGGCTACTTTATTTGGGATTCCTACAACGCTGGCGGGGATGGGAGTTCGAGTCAAATTATTCTGGCGATTTTCTATGTCGGTCTCGTCGGTCTGAGCCTCGATCGCCTTGTGGCTTGGATTGGTCGTCGTGTCAGTCCTGTCAGCCGCTAG
- a CDS encoding nitrate ABC transporter ATP-binding protein (This model describes the ATP binding subunits of ATP-binding cassette (ABC) transporters for nitrate transport, or for bicarbonate transport, in bacteria and archaea.) has product MSVFLAVDHVHQVFNLPGGGQYIALKDVSLNIRPGEFISLIGHSGCGKSTLLNLIAGLTQPSSGGIILEGRQVTEPGPDRMVVFQNYSLLPWRTVRQNIALAVDSVLRDRNRTERRTIVEETIDLVGLRAAADKYPHEISGGMKQRVAIARGLAIRPKLLLLDEPFGALDALTRGNLQEQLMRICQESGVTAVMVTHDVDEALLLSDRVVMLTNGPAAQIGQILEVDFPRPRQRLEMMETPHYYELRNELINFLQQQRRAKRRSKAVPTSVPAVATASRQQTVRLGFLPGNDCAPLAIAKELGLFQDVGLEVELQSFLTWESLEDSLRLGQLNGALMMASQPLAMTMGLGGHRPLPIATPLTVSRNGGAIAFSRRYLEAGVRSLEDLRDFLAEHPQRLRLAIPDAIAMPALLLRYWLASIGLDPDRDVELVVMSPYEMVEALKAEEIDGFAAGEMRIALAVQTGSAYVLATDLDIWAGHPEKVLGLPEAWLQANPEAAIALCAALLKAGEICDDPRQRDRIVEVLQRPQYLGSAAGAVLKRYFDFGLGGEPTQILRFNQFHVDQANYPNPLEGTWLLTQLCRWGLTPLPKNRQELLDRVYRRDIYEAAIASVGFPLIAPSQRTFELFDAVPFNPDRPLQYLEQFEIKAPIQVAPIPLATSA; this is encoded by the coding sequence ATGTCTGTTTTCTTAGCGGTTGACCACGTTCATCAGGTTTTTAACCTGCCCGGTGGCGGTCAGTACATTGCCCTCAAAGATGTCAGTCTGAATATCCGCCCCGGCGAATTTATCTCTTTAATTGGCCACTCCGGCTGTGGTAAATCCACTCTTCTCAACTTAATTGCAGGGCTCACGCAACCCAGCAGCGGCGGCATCATCCTTGAAGGTCGGCAAGTGACGGAACCCGGCCCCGATCGCATGGTGGTGTTCCAAAACTATTCGCTGCTGCCCTGGCGAACCGTGCGTCAAAACATTGCTCTAGCGGTGGATAGCGTCCTTCGCGATCGCAACCGCACGGAACGTCGCACGATCGTTGAAGAAACCATCGACTTGGTGGGACTGCGAGCAGCCGCAGACAAGTACCCGCACGAGATTTCGGGCGGCATGAAACAGCGGGTTGCGATCGCTCGGGGCTTGGCGATTCGTCCCAAACTGCTGCTGTTGGATGAACCCTTCGGCGCTCTAGATGCTCTGACTCGCGGCAACCTGCAAGAACAGCTGATGCGGATTTGCCAAGAGTCGGGCGTGACCGCCGTGATGGTCACCCACGATGTCGATGAAGCACTCCTGCTTTCCGATCGCGTGGTGATGCTGACCAATGGACCGGCAGCGCAAATCGGCCAGATTCTTGAAGTTGATTTTCCGCGTCCCCGGCAGCGGCTGGAGATGATGGAAACACCGCACTACTACGAGCTGCGGAACGAGTTGATCAACTTCCTGCAGCAACAACGGCGGGCGAAACGGCGATCCAAAGCAGTGCCGACATCTGTACCTGCCGTGGCCACAGCTTCGCGGCAGCAAACAGTGCGACTCGGCTTTTTGCCAGGCAATGACTGTGCTCCCCTAGCGATCGCGAAAGAATTGGGCTTGTTCCAAGACGTGGGTCTGGAAGTTGAGCTGCAATCCTTCCTGACTTGGGAATCGCTGGAAGATAGCCTTCGCCTTGGGCAATTGAACGGTGCTTTGATGATGGCATCGCAACCGCTGGCGATGACCATGGGTTTGGGCGGTCACCGTCCACTGCCGATTGCCACGCCGCTGACAGTCAGCCGCAATGGTGGCGCGATCGCCTTTAGCCGTCGCTACTTGGAAGCAGGCGTGCGCAGCCTTGAGGATCTGCGGGACTTCCTCGCTGAGCATCCCCAGCGCTTGCGCTTGGCTATTCCTGATGCGATCGCGATGCCCGCCCTGCTCCTGCGCTATTGGTTAGCCAGTATCGGCTTGGATCCCGATCGGGATGTCGAGCTGGTGGTGATGTCGCCCTACGAGATGGTGGAGGCGCTTAAGGCTGAGGAAATCGATGGCTTTGCCGCTGGCGAAATGCGCATCGCCTTGGCAGTGCAAACTGGTTCAGCCTACGTGCTCGCCACGGATTTAGATATTTGGGCAGGGCACCCAGAAAAAGTGCTGGGCTTGCCCGAAGCGTGGCTACAAGCTAATCCTGAAGCAGCGATCGCCCTTTGCGCTGCGCTGCTCAAGGCCGGGGAAATCTGTGATGATCCGCGTCAGCGCGATCGCATCGTCGAAGTGCTGCAACGCCCGCAATATCTCGGCTCTGCAGCTGGAGCTGTGCTGAAGCGCTATTTCGACTTTGGTCTGGGTGGTGAACCCACACAAATCCTGCGCTTCAACCAATTCCATGTCGATCAGGCCAACTACCCCAATCCGCTGGAAGGCACTTGGTTGCTCACGCAGCTCTGCCGCTGGGGACTGACGCCACTGCCCAAGAACCGGCAAGAACTGCTCGATCGCGTCTATCGCCGCGACATCTATGAGGCTGCGATCGCCTCAGTCGGTTTCCCACTGATCGCACCCAGCCAGCGGACCTTCGAGCTGTTTGATGCGGTGCCCTTCAACCCCGATCGTCCCCTGCAGTACCTCGAACAATTCGAGATCAAAGCGCCGATTCAAGTCGCTCCCATTCCGCTTGCCACTTCTGCCTAG
- a CDS encoding nitrate ABC transporter ATP-binding protein (This model describes the ATP binding subunits of ATP-binding cassette (ABC) transporters for nitrate transport, or for bicarbonate transport, in bacteria and archaea.): MTAILPPTASKVKTGFLHFDCVGKTFPTPRGPYVAIEDINLSVEQGEFICVIGHSGCGKSTLLNLVSGFSHPTSGGVYLDGKPIQEPGPDRMVVFQNYSLLPWKSARENVALAVKAARPHLSPNEQRQVVDHHLELVGLMEAQHKRPDQLSGGMKQRVAIARALSIRPEVLILDEPFGALDQITKEELQEELLNIWEETRPTVLMITHDIDEALFLADRVVMMTNGPAATIGEVLEIPFDRPRDREAVVEDSRYAQLRTEALDFLYRRFAHDDD; this comes from the coding sequence ATGACTGCCATCCTTCCCCCCACGGCCTCGAAAGTGAAAACGGGTTTTCTGCATTTCGATTGCGTTGGCAAAACTTTCCCCACGCCCCGCGGTCCCTACGTTGCAATCGAGGACATCAATCTCTCCGTGGAACAGGGAGAGTTTATCTGTGTGATCGGCCACTCGGGCTGCGGCAAATCAACGCTGCTCAATCTGGTGTCTGGCTTCTCGCATCCCACCAGCGGCGGGGTCTATTTGGATGGAAAGCCAATTCAGGAACCCGGCCCCGATCGCATGGTGGTGTTTCAAAACTATTCGCTCTTGCCCTGGAAGAGTGCTCGCGAAAATGTGGCGCTGGCGGTTAAAGCAGCGCGGCCCCACCTCAGCCCCAACGAGCAACGCCAAGTTGTTGATCATCACCTTGAGCTCGTGGGGTTGATGGAGGCACAGCATAAGCGACCCGATCAGCTTTCGGGTGGTATGAAACAGCGAGTGGCGATCGCCCGGGCGCTCTCGATTCGGCCTGAAGTGCTGATTCTGGACGAACCCTTTGGTGCCCTTGACCAAATCACCAAGGAAGAACTGCAAGAAGAGTTGCTCAATATCTGGGAGGAGACGCGCCCAACGGTGCTGATGATCACCCACGACATCGACGAAGCACTGTTCTTAGCTGATCGCGTCGTGATGATGACCAACGGTCCTGCTGCCACGATTGGTGAAGTGCTGGAGATTCCCTTCGATCGCCCCCGCGATCGTGAAGCGGTGGTGGAAGACTCGCGCTACGCCCAATTGCGTACCGAAGCCCTCGATTTCCTCTATCGACGCTTTGCTCACGACGACGATTAA
- a CDS encoding molybdopterin oxidoreductase family protein: protein MTDPAKTLCPYCGVGCGLEAVPPAQPGRATVRDREGTPVWQIRGDRQHPSSQGMVCVKGATVAESVSKDRLKYPMFRASLDDPFTEIGWDEALDRLCDRIQQVQADYGKDGICFYGSGQFQTEDYYIAQKLVKGCLGTNNFDTNSRLCMSSAVSAYSLSLGSDGPPACYEDLDLADCLLIVGSNTAECHPILFNRYRKRHKQGGTNLIVVDPRRTPTAEVADLHLALKPGSDVALLNGLGWLLHQMGYVKKDFIANQTEGFEDWLAIIQDYPPQRTAELTGLEIADLVRAADLIASAQRWLSLWSMGVNQSIQGTAKATSLINLHLLTRQIGLPGCGPFSLTGQPNAMGGRETGGLAHLLPGYRKVIDPKHRADVEAIWGLPAGSIAAQPGRTAWQMIEGLEQGAVGLLWVAATNPAVSLPDVKRAQAAMKRSPFTVLQDAYHPTETTTYAHLLLPAAQWSEKTGTMTNSERRVTLCQAFRQPPGAARADWQIFAEVGRRLGFHFDYADSAAVFAEYVQVTAGRVCDLSGLSHELLAKAGPQQWPFPAGAEPTTESKRLYTNHRFAYADGRARFQPFHHLGVAEPPDVRYPLVLTVGRLYGHWHTQTRTGRIDKIQKLHPGAFVEIHPRDADRYKISEGQPVLIRSRRGEGCFPAKVTTAISPGVLFVPMHWGALWGDRTEANALTHPAACPISGEPELKACAVQIEALPAAIADHKTAIAELVPS, encoded by the coding sequence ATGACCGACCCTGCGAAAACCTTGTGCCCTTATTGCGGTGTCGGTTGTGGTCTCGAAGCCGTTCCTCCCGCCCAACCCGGTCGAGCAACCGTGCGCGATCGCGAGGGCACACCAGTCTGGCAAATTCGGGGCGATCGCCAGCATCCCTCTAGTCAGGGCATGGTCTGCGTCAAAGGCGCAACAGTCGCGGAATCCGTCAGCAAGGATCGGCTGAAATATCCAATGTTTCGAGCCAGTCTCGACGATCCGTTTACGGAAATTGGCTGGGACGAAGCCCTCGATCGCCTCTGCGATCGCATCCAGCAGGTACAAGCCGACTACGGCAAAGACGGCATCTGCTTCTACGGCTCTGGCCAGTTTCAAACCGAGGACTACTACATCGCCCAAAAGCTGGTAAAAGGCTGTTTGGGCACCAACAATTTCGACACCAACTCTCGCCTCTGCATGTCCTCGGCAGTGTCGGCCTATAGCCTCAGCCTTGGCAGTGATGGCCCACCAGCTTGCTACGAGGACTTGGATCTAGCAGACTGCTTGCTGATTGTCGGCAGCAACACGGCAGAATGCCACCCGATTCTGTTTAACCGCTATCGCAAGCGCCATAAACAGGGCGGCACCAACCTGATCGTTGTTGATCCGCGTCGTACGCCCACCGCTGAAGTCGCCGATCTCCACCTTGCTCTCAAGCCTGGCAGCGACGTTGCTTTACTCAACGGTTTGGGCTGGCTGCTGCATCAGATGGGCTACGTCAAAAAAGACTTCATTGCTAACCAGACCGAGGGTTTTGAGGACTGGCTGGCCATCATTCAGGATTACCCGCCTCAGCGTACGGCAGAACTCACAGGACTAGAAATTGCCGATCTCGTCCGAGCCGCCGACCTGATTGCTTCGGCGCAGCGCTGGCTCTCGCTTTGGTCGATGGGTGTCAATCAATCGATTCAGGGCACAGCCAAAGCAACGAGCCTGATCAACTTGCATCTGCTGACGCGGCAGATTGGTCTACCGGGCTGTGGCCCTTTTTCCTTGACGGGGCAGCCCAATGCCATGGGCGGCCGCGAAACTGGCGGACTGGCGCACCTGTTGCCGGGCTATCGCAAGGTGATTGATCCTAAACATCGTGCCGATGTGGAAGCGATTTGGGGACTGCCTGCTGGCAGCATTGCCGCTCAACCTGGCCGCACCGCTTGGCAAATGATCGAAGGACTGGAGCAAGGTGCCGTTGGTTTACTCTGGGTGGCTGCTACGAATCCAGCGGTGAGTCTGCCGGATGTGAAACGGGCTCAAGCTGCCATGAAGCGATCGCCCTTCACTGTTCTCCAAGACGCTTACCATCCCACCGAAACCACCACCTACGCGCATCTCCTTTTACCTGCTGCCCAGTGGAGCGAGAAAACGGGCACGATGACCAATTCTGAACGGCGCGTCACGCTTTGCCAAGCCTTTCGGCAGCCACCGGGGGCAGCACGAGCTGACTGGCAGATTTTCGCAGAAGTCGGACGGCGCTTGGGTTTCCATTTCGACTACGCTGATTCTGCTGCCGTGTTTGCAGAATATGTGCAGGTGACGGCTGGCCGAGTCTGTGATCTCAGTGGTCTGAGTCATGAACTGTTAGCCAAGGCTGGCCCACAACAGTGGCCCTTCCCAGCAGGCGCAGAACCGACAACCGAGAGTAAGCGGCTCTACACCAACCATCGCTTTGCCTATGCCGATGGTCGAGCCCGCTTCCAGCCATTCCATCACCTTGGGGTGGCAGAACCGCCTGACGTCCGCTACCCACTTGTGCTGACGGTGGGACGACTCTACGGCCATTGGCATACCCAAACCCGCACGGGTCGGATCGACAAGATCCAGAAGTTGCACCCTGGCGCATTTGTTGAAATTCATCCCCGCGATGCCGATCGCTACAAGATCAGCGAGGGACAACCGGTGTTGATTCGATCGCGGCGTGGCGAAGGCTGTTTCCCCGCCAAAGTAACGACAGCGATTTCGCCGGGAGTCCTGTTCGTGCCGATGCACTGGGGGGCGCTCTGGGGCGATCGTACCGAGGCCAATGCCCTCACTCATCCTGCGGCTTGTCCCATTTCTGGCGAACCGGAACTGAAAGCCTGCGCCGTGCAAATTGAAGCGCTGCCCGCCGCGATCGCTGACCACAAAACCGCGATCGCAGAACTGGTTCCTTCCTAA
- a CDS encoding DUF3120 domain-containing protein has translation MVVTSRPTADTLVRLLSRDMALSTPRPWVKLWAAAFLVSVPVFVQAPLVRLCPEASLLISLIWFAIAGLLQRQPRWQSWGDLLQGFAWSWLAGSIYWGWLRWEPYLHLPVEAIALPLVIVGLRRQQGLVGHGFYLGSLIGTAVTDGYFYWIGAVPFWREIARSSPTEALPLAQQAIACLQSPTALVGAIVLIPLLCGAGVWALRQPRPAHWAFAGAVLGTLLVDALFGLVAVSDRLSLTQL, from the coding sequence TTGGTTGTTACGTCCCGTCCAACCGCCGATACCCTTGTCCGGCTGCTGTCACGGGACATGGCTCTTAGTACGCCACGCCCCTGGGTCAAATTGTGGGCAGCCGCCTTTCTGGTCTCCGTACCAGTTTTTGTCCAAGCCCCTTTGGTGCGGCTCTGTCCAGAGGCGAGTCTGCTAATCAGCCTGATTTGGTTTGCGATCGCTGGTTTGTTGCAGCGTCAACCGCGCTGGCAGAGTTGGGGCGATCTTCTCCAAGGCTTTGCGTGGAGCTGGTTGGCTGGCTCAATCTATTGGGGTTGGTTGCGTTGGGAACCCTACCTCCATCTGCCAGTCGAAGCGATCGCCCTTCCTTTGGTCATTGTGGGGCTGCGACGCCAGCAAGGTCTGGTTGGCCATGGTTTTTACTTGGGCTCCTTGATCGGCACTGCGGTCACCGACGGTTACTTCTACTGGATTGGTGCCGTTCCCTTCTGGCGAGAAATTGCCCGCAGTAGTCCCACTGAAGCGTTGCCACTCGCGCAGCAGGCGATCGCCTGTCTCCAATCACCGACTGCTTTGGTGGGGGCGATCGTGCTCATTCCCTTGCTCTGTGGGGCAGGTGTCTGGGCATTGCGTCAGCCCCGTCCTGCCCACTGGGCGTTTGCGGGTGCCGTGCTCGGAACGCTACTAGTTGATGCCTTGTTTGGCTTGGTTGCTGTAAGCGATCGCTTGAGTTTAACTCAGTTGTGA
- a CDS encoding SWIM zinc finger family protein: protein MSNVSEPWWVQQWLDLINAYRFKKRLERGWRYAREGHVLSIRFQGQKVEAEVQGTEPKPYRVSLWLDPIQDEDWNYVIDALAAEARWSALLLAGEMPADIETVFARNGLRLFPFSLSDVHSRCSCPDKANPCKHVSAIYYRLGDRFSEDPFVLFQLRGRHRDQLLAELRSRRQISLTAAATTAAVAAPKLQQFWDYSAPLDPDLVVITPNLGETVIDQLGSLPLASDPRLQTSANQWLGQLRQLYGDVAQAVFLESMATASDR, encoded by the coding sequence ATGAGCAACGTCTCAGAACCTTGGTGGGTTCAGCAATGGCTAGATCTGATCAACGCCTATCGCTTTAAAAAGCGCTTAGAGCGCGGCTGGCGCTATGCCCGCGAAGGACATGTGCTCAGCATCCGTTTTCAGGGCCAGAAAGTAGAAGCTGAGGTGCAAGGCACTGAGCCCAAGCCCTATCGCGTTTCCCTCTGGCTCGATCCCATTCAGGATGAGGACTGGAATTACGTCATTGATGCCTTAGCGGCTGAAGCCCGCTGGTCAGCGCTGTTGCTGGCCGGTGAAATGCCGGCAGACATTGAGACCGTCTTTGCCCGCAACGGCCTACGCCTGTTTCCGTTCAGTCTCAGCGATGTTCACTCGCGCTGCAGCTGTCCAGACAAGGCAAATCCCTGCAAACATGTCAGCGCCATCTACTATCGCCTCGGCGATCGCTTTAGCGAAGACCCCTTCGTGCTTTTCCAACTCCGTGGCCGTCATCGAGATCAGTTACTGGCGGAGCTGCGATCGCGACGTCAGATAAGCCTTACAGCCGCAGCAACAACAGCCGCCGTTGCGGCTCCCAAGCTGCAACAGTTTTGGGATTATTCAGCCCCTCTCGATCCTGACTTGGTGGTAATTACACCAAACCTTGGAGAAACCGTGATCGACCAACTGGGATCTTTACCCCTCGCTAGCGACCCCCGCTTGCAGACGAGTGCCAATCAATGGCTCGGACAATTACGGCAGTTGTATGGCGATGTCGCCCAGGCCGTCTTTCTCGAATCAATGGCCACAGCTAGCGATCGCTAG
- a CDS encoding Coenzyme F420 hydrogenase/dehydrogenase, beta subunit C-terminal domain, which yields MTAALPHRRARALKPGSRRPAKDLCSECGLCDTSYVHYVKEACAFLNQQFEPLEQQVHGRSRDLENPEELYFGVHQSMTAAQKREPIEGAQWTGIVSALACRMLEQGWVEGVVCVQNSPSDRFQPVPVIARTTDEILAARVNKPTLSPNLNVLDLIEQSGLKRLLVIGVGCQIQALRAVQDKLGLEKLYVLGTPCVDNVSRAGLQKFLETTSRSPETVVHYEFMQDFRIHFRHEDGSTETVPFFGLKTKELKDVFAPSCLSCFDYTNGLADLVVGYMGAPFGWQWVVVRNAIGQEMFELIQDDLRLQPVQSSGDRRAAVQNSIPAYEQGVQLPMWAAKLMGLVIERIGPKGLEYARFSIDSHFTRNALYVRRNYPEKADAHIPEFAKRIVSQYQLPPIEG from the coding sequence ATGACTGCAGCACTTCCCCACCGTCGCGCCCGCGCCCTCAAACCTGGGAGCCGTCGGCCTGCCAAGGATCTTTGCAGCGAGTGTGGTCTCTGCGACACCTCTTATGTGCATTACGTCAAAGAGGCCTGTGCTTTTTTAAACCAGCAGTTTGAACCGCTTGAACAACAGGTTCATGGGCGATCGCGGGATTTAGAAAACCCTGAGGAGCTGTACTTTGGGGTGCACCAATCGATGACCGCCGCCCAAAAGCGAGAGCCAATCGAGGGCGCCCAGTGGACTGGGATTGTCAGTGCGCTGGCCTGCCGGATGCTGGAGCAGGGCTGGGTGGAAGGCGTGGTCTGTGTCCAAAACAGTCCCAGCGATCGCTTCCAGCCGGTGCCCGTCATTGCGCGGACGACCGATGAGATTTTGGCGGCGCGGGTCAACAAACCCACCTTGTCACCCAACCTGAACGTCCTTGATCTGATTGAGCAATCGGGGCTGAAGCGGCTGCTGGTGATCGGTGTCGGTTGCCAAATCCAAGCCCTGCGCGCGGTTCAAGACAAGCTGGGACTCGAAAAGCTCTACGTGCTGGGCACGCCTTGCGTCGATAACGTCAGCCGTGCTGGTCTGCAAAAGTTTCTGGAAACCACCAGTCGATCGCCTGAGACGGTTGTGCACTACGAGTTCATGCAGGACTTTCGCATCCACTTCAGGCATGAAGACGGCAGCACTGAGACCGTGCCTTTCTTTGGCCTCAAGACCAAGGAGCTGAAGGACGTATTTGCGCCTTCCTGTCTAAGCTGCTTTGACTACACCAACGGCCTTGCGGATCTGGTCGTGGGCTACATGGGCGCACCCTTTGGTTGGCAGTGGGTTGTGGTTCGCAATGCGATCGGCCAAGAAATGTTTGAGCTGATCCAAGACGATCTGCGCCTGCAGCCGGTCCAGAGCAGTGGCGATCGCCGGGCGGCGGTGCAGAACAGCATTCCCGCCTATGAGCAAGGCGTCCAGCTACCGATGTGGGCCGCTAAGCTGATGGGCCTAGTGATTGAGCGGATTGGTCCCAAAGGACTGGAATACGCCCGCTTTTCGATCGATAGCCACTTCACCCGCAATGCCCTTTATGTGCGGCGCAACTATCCCGAGAAAGCTGACGCTCACATTCCTGAGTTTGCCAAGCGGATTGTCAGTCAGTATCAATTGCCGCCGATTGAGGGATAG
- a CDS encoding LCP family protein — MAQPKVKRVPSPAPKSRRLWPQVGLMAAIASLSAIATAGLVYALPLSRSAKPVAPTSPLMALLPYSFNRPVNVLVMGLDQAETNEAAEKFGTRSDTLLVLRFDPLEGTTSLLSIPRDTQVAIPGYGTTKVNAANVFGGPALAADVVSRTLNDIPIDRYLRIDTTAFKELVDLVGGIEVYVPKPMRYTDNTQKLYIDLPAGRQTLNGDQAEQFARFRYDELGDIGRVQRQQMLLRALRQKLANPLILTKAPDLVKVLQKYVDTNLSFEEIMALVSIGLQQDLSQMRMVMLPGRPIMQDEISYWRLDEGARDRLVSDFFGQQSFQPIDRLAFEDLRVAIQDSSGQPQAAQALAEALAKLGIRRVYVIEDWPESLEKTQIIAQRGDLNQAEALKQQLNLGEVLASSDGDIGSDLTIRIGRDWQPTTSLKP, encoded by the coding sequence GTGGCTCAACCAAAGGTGAAGCGTGTTCCGTCGCCCGCGCCAAAATCGCGCCGGCTCTGGCCCCAGGTTGGGTTGATGGCGGCGATCGCCAGCTTGAGTGCGATCGCTACCGCTGGGTTGGTCTATGCCCTGCCGCTCAGTCGATCAGCCAAGCCGGTTGCCCCCACCTCGCCGTTGATGGCATTGCTGCCCTACAGCTTCAACCGACCTGTCAATGTCCTCGTCATGGGGTTGGATCAGGCAGAAACCAATGAGGCTGCTGAAAAATTTGGCACCCGCAGCGATACCCTCCTCGTGCTGCGTTTTGACCCCCTAGAAGGAACTACAAGTCTGCTATCGATTCCCCGTGATACCCAGGTGGCAATTCCGGGCTATGGCACCACCAAAGTGAATGCGGCTAATGTCTTTGGGGGACCAGCGCTCGCAGCTGATGTGGTCAGTCGCACCCTCAATGACATCCCCATCGATCGCTATCTGCGGATCGACACCACGGCTTTTAAGGAGTTGGTTGACCTCGTCGGCGGGATTGAGGTGTATGTGCCCAAGCCGATGCGCTACACCGACAACACGCAAAAGCTCTACATCGACTTACCTGCTGGTCGCCAAACCCTCAATGGCGATCAGGCCGAACAATTTGCCCGCTTCCGCTACGACGAACTCGGCGACATCGGGCGGGTTCAGCGCCAGCAGATGCTACTGCGCGCCCTACGCCAAAAACTGGCTAATCCGCTGATTCTGACCAAGGCCCCGGATCTGGTGAAGGTCCTCCAGAAATACGTGGATACGAACCTCAGCTTTGAGGAGATCATGGCGCTGGTCAGTATTGGACTGCAGCAGGATCTCTCGCAGATGCGGATGGTGATGCTGCCGGGTCGGCCGATCATGCAAGACGAGATCAGCTATTGGCGCTTGGATGAAGGAGCGCGCGATCGCCTCGTCAGTGATTTCTTTGGGCAACAGAGCTTCCAGCCGATCGATCGCCTCGCCTTTGAAGATCTGCGTGTGGCTATTCAGGACTCCTCAGGACAGCCGCAAGCTGCCCAAGCTTTGGCGGAGGCTTTGGCGAAGCTTGGCATTCGTCGCGTTTACGTGATCGAAGACTGGCCGGAATCCTTAGAGAAAACGCAAATTATTGCCCAGCGGGGCGATTTAAACCAAGCAGAAGCTCTGAAACAGCAGCTCAATCTGGGAGAAGTCCTGGCTAGTTCCGATGGGGATATTGGCTCTGACCTAACGATCCGTATCGGCCGCGACTGGCAGCCGACCACCAGCCTCAAGCCTTAA
- a CDS encoding pentapeptide repeat-containing protein — protein MVLPRRFGWRWLSMLLALVLLLVFARPAIAEPETNNYSNLIRNGIDLSHEDLSGMLFVSAEMRKANLEEANLRNAILTLGVFLDANFHGADLSGALLDRVFWVGADLSDALLVEATATRTSFQDVNITGADFTDAILDRYEQKQLCLRAEGVNSKTGVATRDSLGCA, from the coding sequence ATGGTTTTGCCCCGTCGATTCGGGTGGCGATGGCTGTCGATGCTGCTGGCGCTCGTCTTGCTATTGGTCTTCGCTCGACCGGCGATCGCAGAGCCCGAAACCAACAACTACAGCAACCTGATTCGCAACGGCATTGACCTCTCCCACGAAGACTTGTCGGGGATGTTGTTCGTCTCGGCTGAGATGCGCAAAGCCAATCTGGAAGAGGCTAATTTACGCAATGCCATTCTGACGCTGGGTGTCTTTTTGGATGCCAACTTTCATGGGGCAGACCTCAGTGGCGCGTTGCTCGATCGCGTCTTTTGGGTTGGTGCTGATCTCTCCGATGCGCTGCTAGTTGAGGCAACGGCAACCCGCACCAGCTTCCAAGATGTCAACATCACTGGCGCAGATTTCACGGATGCGATCCTCGATCGCTACGAACAAAAGCAACTCTGTCTCCGCGCTGAGGGCGTCAACTCCAAAACGGGCGTTGCCACCCGCGATAGTCTGGGTTGTGCTTAA